The genomic interval GCCCCACGAAGTGAATCGGTGAAGTCTTGAGGGCGGCGGCGAAGTCGTCCTTCCCGATGACCCGAAAGGAACCGGCCATTCCGAGGGTCCAGACTGGCTGAAGCACCAGCCTGCCGCCCGCAGGGCCGCCCCGCTCGCCCGCGCTCCAGGCCAGCTCCACCTGCCCAGCCGTTTTGCTGCCGCTGGTCGACGGCCGGCGGTCCCAGGTCACGCTCGTCTTGCCGACGTTCACCTGGAAGCGGTCTGCCGGGGGCGCCATGATGGTGTCCTCCTCACCCGGGGCGGCCTTCCCCATGACCAGCTTGGCCCCACGGACCTGGGCGCCGACGTTCTTGGCGTAATGGACCAGGTGCCCGCTATTGCTGAGGACGAGCAGCGCCACGTCCCGCGGCCTACCACCGGCCGCTGCCGCCGCTGTGGCCGTCCATACCCCGAAGAGGAGCGGCTTCCGGCCATTCTTGGAGGCGAAGCTGAAGCCCGGGCCGCGCAGAGTATCCAGCGCGTAGAGACACAATCGGGAGGGGGTCCACGTCGCGAATTCAGGCTGATCCTTCACCACGCCACGCACCGCCGGATGCAGCTCTCCCGCCTGGGCGGCGGAGAGCGGCCGGTAGTTTTCCGGGATGGCCTTTCGCGCGGCGGCAGGATTCAGCAGGAGTTGGACACAGAAGGCCGATCGAAGTCCCTCGATCTGGTAGGGCTCCGTTGGCTCGCGATTCTTCTCCTGGGCGGGCAGCGTCGATGCAGCCAGGAGCAACGGCAGCGCCGCACACAGCAGCGGTCGGTATCGGATGATGGCGTCCTCCGCGAAATGTCCGCCGCTCAGGCCCCTCGCGCCTTCCGGACCGCGGCCCCGAGCTCGGCGTAGTGTTTGGGATCGAGCGCGTTGAATCTGAGGTTGCGATACTTCACCGCTCCGTCAGGACCGACCACGTACACGGTCCGCCGGGAGAAGCCGCTGGCATCGTAGCTGCCGTATCTCCGAGCGACTTTCTGATCCCGGTCACTGAGCAAGCGGAACGGCAGGTCCAGGCTGGAAGCGAACCGGGAATGCGTCTCCAGCGAGTCGGTGCTGATCCCCACTACGACGACATCGGGACCGAACAACGAATCGTACTGCTCGCCGAAGGTGCGCATCTCGGCGGTGCAGCCGCTGGTGAAGTCCCGCGGGAAGAATGCGACCACCACCGTCTTCCCCCGGTCCCGCCAGAGCTGGTAGGGGTCGTCGGCCGGCCCCACTCCATCTTTGCCGGCCCACGGCAGGGTGAAATCCGGCGCGCGGCGCCCGACTTCCGGTCCCGAGACCATGGTAGCCGTCGGTTTGCCGTAGCCAGGTTCCTGGGCGCGGAGGGCGGGAGCTCCCGCAAGCAGGAGAGCGGAGATGAGAGCCAGGGCGCGAGCGTGCATGAGCGGAGAGCCTCGGACGAAGGTTTATCGGTGCTCGGTGACTCGGCGAAGCACGGCAGCGATGTCCTGGGTGCCGCCGAGGCCGGTGTAGGCCACCTTCCCCGCGGCATCCACCACGACGACATAGGAGGTGGACGGCACTTGGTAGGCGCGGATGCTGGTACCCTGATCGTCGTAGAGGGTGCGGAAAGGAGGGTGATCGGTGGCCAGATACCGGCGCACCCGCGTGGGGGTCTGGTTCACGGTGACGTTCACGCCGATGAATTCCACGCGATCGCCGAACTCCTGGTGCGCCGCCTCGACCCGGGGAAGCAGCTCCTTGCAGAGCTCGCACCAGGTGGCCCAGAACTCCAACAGCACGGGCTTCCGGCCGATGAACTGAGCCAGATCGACCGGCTTGCCGTCGAGGTCGTCGACCGACACCGCGGGGGCCTTGGCGCCGACCGCTATGCCGGCATCCTGCCCGGCCACCGGGCCTGCGAGACCGGCCAGAGCCGCGCCAACTACGAGGACCTCGCGCCACCGCCTCACAGGACGCCTCCCATCCGCACCAGGTAGTACTCGGCCATCCCGATCAGGAGCACGCCCCCTGCTCGCTTGATCCAGACCATCCATCGGCCTGCCCGCGGCAAGGCCGTCACCAGCCCACCGAACAGGCCGACCGCGACCAGGAGCGCCGTCATTCCCAGGGAGAACACCAGCAGATAGAGAAAGCCCAGCGCCGCACTGCCGCTCCTCGCCACGAAGGTGAGCACCGCAGCGAAGGCCGGCGCGCCGCAGGGAGCGGCCACCAGTCCCGAGGCGGCGCCCATCGCGAACGCGGCGGCGGGGGAGTCACCCACCAGTCGGCCGGCCCACGCGGCCCAACGCGCCGGTGCGCTCACGGTAAAGACGTCCAGCATGGCCAGGCCGAACACCAGCAGCAGATTGGCCGTCAGAAAGTACGCCCAGGGGCTCGAGCTGACCGTGCCGAAGAGCGTACCCGTCAGCCCGGCAAGCAGGCCGAGCAGCGAGTAGACCAGCGCCAAGCCCGTGACGTAGGACAGGGTCAGCGCCACCGCCCGAGCGCGCGCCGGCCGGCGGGTGCCCAGCCCACTCAGCACGCCCGCCGTGATGGGGATCATCGGGTAGACGCAGGGTGTGAGACTGGTCGCGAGGCCGGCGCCAAAGAGCAGCGGAATCGCCACCAGCGGCTGCTCGCGGAGCGTGGAGTCGAGACCGGCGACGAGCTGGGTGTGGGACACGTCACCCGGCCCGGGGAGCGACCGAGTGCGCGTCATAGCGGCTGGCCACGTAGTCCTCGAGGATCTGGAGGAACTCGGGCACGATCGCCTCACCTTTCAGCGTCAGCATGAGCCGGCCATCGATGTACACCGGCGCCTTGGGCTCCTCGAACGTCCCCGGGAGGGAGATGCCGATGTCGGCGTGCTTGGATTCGCCAGGCCCGTTCACAACGCAACCCATGACGGCGACCTTCATCTCCGCCACCCCGGGTCGCTCCTCCCGCCACACCGGCATCTTGGCGCGGAGATAGTCCTGAATCTCCTGGGCCATCTGCTGAAAGAAGGTGCTGGTGGTTCGGCCGCAGCCGGGACAGCTGGTCACCTGCGGGCTGAAGCTCCTGAGGCCGAGCGACTGGAGCACCTGCTGGGCCACCTGGACCTCTTCCGTACGGTCACCGCCGGGGGCGGGCGTGAGAGAGACGCGGATGGTATCCCCGATTCCCTCCTCCAGCAGAATGCTGAGCCCGGCCGTGCTCGCGATGATCCCCTTGGATCCGAGCCCGGCCTCGGTGAGACCGAGATGCAACGGGTAGTCGCACCGGCCGGCAAGCATCCGGTAGACATCGACCAGGTCCTGCACCCCCGACACTTTCGCGCTGAGCACGATGCGGTCGTGGGGCAGCCCGGTGTCTTCGGCGAGCTCGGCGGACTGGAGCGCGCTCTCGACCATCGCATCCATGGTGACCGCGCGGGTGTCTCGCGGCGTGGCCAGCCGCGCGTTCGCGTCCATCATCTCCGTCAGCAGCTGCTGGTCGAGCGAGCCCCAGTTGACCCCGATCCGTACCGGCTTGTCGTTGGCAATCGCCACCTCCACGATGGCGCGGAAGTGCTCGTCGTGCCGCTTCCCACCCACGTTCCCCGGGTTGATCCGGTACTTGGCCAGCGCCTCCGCGCAGGCGGGATAGCGGGTCAGCAGCAGATGGCCGTTGTAGTGGAAGTCGCCCACGATCGGCACCGTGACGCCCATGCCCTCGAGCTGCTCGACGATCTCGGGCACCGCCGCCGCCGCCGCCTCGTTGTTGACTGTCACCCGCACCAGCTCGCTCCCGGCCCGGCCCAGCTCGGCCACCTGCTGGACCGTGCTCGCGACATCGGCCGTGTCGGTGTTGGTCATCGACTGGACCACGATCGGGTGCGCCGAACCCACGGGAACACCGCCGATCGAGGCGGTAACGGTCCGGCGTCGGGGAAAGGGTGGCATCGCCGGAATATAACTCCGCGCCAAGGGCGTTCTTGCGCGGGGTTCCCGACCTCCGCGAAATTCGGGGATGCCTCCGAACCCCGAGTCTGTCACTCCCCGGGCCGCCATCACCGGCGTGGGCGGGTACGTGCCGGCACGGGTGGTGACCAACCTCGAGCTCGCTGCCCGGCTGGACACCTCGGACGAGTGGATCGTGACCCGCACCGGCATCCGCGAGCGCCGGCGGGGCGCGCCGGGCGAAACCACCTCCACGATGGGCGCGGAGGCGGTGCGCCGACTGATGGCGCAACGCGGTCTGGGACCGGACGACGTGGGCGCACTGATCGTGGCGACGGTCAGTCCCGACATGCTCTTCCCGGCTACCGCCTGTCTGATCCAGGATCAGGTCGGGTTGCGGAACACCTGGGGATTCGACCTCTCGGCGGCCTGCTCCGGCTTCCTCTACGCCCTTACGACCGGCGCGCAGATGGTGGTGGCCGGCGCGCACCGGCGGGTGATCGTGGTGGGGGCCGACCTGATGAGTGCGATCATCGACCCGCTCGACCGGACCACGGCCGTCCTGTTTGGCGACGGCGCCGGCGCGGTGCTGCTGGAACGGGCCGAGCCAGGTTTCGGAATCCTGGACTTCTACCACCGGGTGGACGGGAGTGGTCGAGACGATCTGCTGATGCCCGCCGGAGGGAGTCTGCATCCCGCCAGCACGGCGACCGTTACCGCCCGGCAACATTTCCTGCGCCAGAATGGACGGGTGGTCTTCAAGTTCGCCATCTCCCAGATGACCGAGTGCATCGAGATTCTGCTGGGCCGGCACCAGCTCACCCCCGCCGACATCGCGCTGGTCATTCCCCATCAGGCAAACCAGCGGATTCTCGATGCCACCGCCGAGCGGTTGGGGCTGCCGGCTGAGCGGATGGCGTCGGTGATCGCGCGCTACGGCAACACCACCGGGGCGACGCTCCCACTCGCACTGGAAGACGCGCTGTGCCACGGACGCATCAAGCGCGGAGACCTGGTGGTGTTCGTGGCGGTGGGAGCGGGATTCACGGTCGGCGCAACCCTGGTCCGCTGGCAATAGCGCGGGACCGGCGCGGGCTAGGGCGCCGTCGAGAACTCGGCCGCGTCGATGGCAGCCAGATCGGCGGGCGTGAGGGTGAGATCGGCGGCCCCGATGGCGTCCAACGCGTGCGCCACCGTGCGCGCGCTCGGAATCGCGATCACCGCTGGCGACTGTGCCAGGACCCAGGCCAGCACCAGCGCGTGGGGCGACGCGCCGACTCGGGCTGCCATCGCCTGCAGGACCGGATGGGCGGGGAGCTTGCGGTTGAGCCGGCCGCCGCCGGTGGGACTGTAGGCGAGAAACCCGATGCCTCGCCCGGTGCAGTGACGCAGCACCCCCGTCGTCAGGGCCTCCCGAAAGAACGGATTGAGCCGGTTCTGCACGCTGGTGACCGGGAGGATCGACTCGGCCGTCCGGATCTGCTCGACCGAGACGTTGGACAAGCCGACCCGGCGGACCTTGCCCTCCCGGCGCAGCTCCTCCAGGGCGCCGATGCTCTCGGCGAACGGCACTCTCGGGTCGGGTGCGTGGAGCTGGTAGAGATCGATCTGCTCGACCTCGAGCGCCCGGAGGGAGCGATCGCAGGCGGCCCGGAGGTGCGCCGGTCGGGCGTCGCTCTCCCAGGCGCCGTTCCGCCGGACGATCCCGCCCTTGGTTGCCACCTGCACGGTTCCGCGATCCCCGCCCCAGGTCCGGAGCGCCCGGGCGATCAGCCGCTCGTTGTGACCGACATCGTGCTGGTCCAAGCAGTACGCGTCGGCGGTGTCCAGGAGAGTCACGCCGGCATCTAGCACGACGCGGAGGACCGCCAACGCCTGCGCCTCCGGGGGTCGGTCCTGAATGGAGAGATGCATCCCGCCGTAGCCGATGGCGGTGACCGGCGGGCCGTCCGGTCCGAGCGGGCGGAGGTTCACCGGCCTCCGAGCCCGGTGACCGCCGACTTCACGCCAGCCCCAACTGCCTGGTGAGCCGGCGCCAGTCGTCGGCGCCCAGGATCCCCTGCTCCAGCAAGGGGCTCAGGGTCGCCAGGATCTCGGCGCGGGAGCCATCGATCCGCCGATCCCGCAGCTCGCTGATCATGCGAGAGAAGCGGTGCTCGTACTCGTCCGCCTTGAGGTCCCCACTGGTGCGCTGGGCCGCGAGCTTGCGGAGCTCCTCCGCCACCCGCGCGGGGGTCACGGGCTTGAGGGTGTCGCCCTGCTGGTCAGCCGACATGTCGTACCTCTCACAAGGCCATGGGTGAGGTGAAGCGACGATCCACCTGCATTATGGCTCGCACCGGCGCGCCACGTCCAGGGTCGAAGTCACTACGGTCGCCTGACCCGGCGGGGTCCACTGGTGGTGCCGCGCGGAGCGGGGCGCCGCGGCGCACCTCCCAGGCAGCGACGCACCTGCCCCAGCAGGGCCTCGACCGAAAAGGGCTTGCCCAGCACGGCACACGGAGCGACCACGCCAGCACCGGCCAGATGATCGGTGGCATACCCCGACATCAGGATGATCGGCAGGGCGGGATGGGACTCGGACAGGGTCCGGAGCAGCTCGACCCCGTCGAGCCGGGGCATGATGACGTCCGTTACGACGAGGCCGAGCCGCCGCTGTGGGTCGCCGACCAGCTCGAGCGCCTCCACGCCATCCTTCGCGGTGGTCACGTGGTAGCCCTCGCCTTCCAGGGCGCGGGCGGCGAAACGCCGCACGGCGGGCTCATCATCGACGACGAGAACGTGCTGAGGCGCCCCGGGAGAAGGCATGGATCAAATCTAACCGCGGCCGGGGGCATCGGTCGCAAGGGGGGAGGACGGCCTGAACGAGGCAACGGGACGCCCGGCCTGAGCCGGACATCCCGTTGGGGCACCACCCGTGCGCTCCTCGAGTCGGTTACGTCAATCGAGCTACCTGCGGATGACCACGATCACCCGCACTCGCTGAAGCCGCACACGTGGCACTTCATGCACCCCTCGGCGAACTCGAGCTGCGAGCCGCAGTCGGGGCAGGCGCCGGAGAGGGTGTCCTGCATCCCTCCCAGCATCATCTGTTCGCCGCCGGGACCAGCGTATGAAGGCCGCTGCGCCACGACGGGAGCCGGCTCCGCCGCGGCGGGCGCACCGGGCAGGAGCTCCTGCTGGATGCCCTGCTTCTGCTGCATCCACCGCTCGATGGCGATACCGACGGCATCGGGCACAGAGAGCACCTTGTTGGGCCCGAGACCGATGACCCGGTCGGAGCTGATCCCGCGAAGCTGCCGGTAGATCTCCTTCATCGGAATGCCGGACCGGAGGGCCAGGCTGATGAGCCGGCCGAGCGCCTCGACATCGGCCATCAACGCGCCGCCGGCCTTGCCCAGGCTCATGAACACCTCGAACGGCTGCCCCCGATCGTCCTCGGTGATGGTAACGTACAGCGTGCCCAGTGGCGTCTCCAGCCGGCGGGTGGCACCCCGGAGCAGCTCGGGGCGGGAGCGCTTCTGCCGCCGCTGCAGGTTCTCCGCCTCCAGCTCGTGCACCATCTTCCGCAGCCGCTCGTTCTCGGCCTCGAGCTCGGCGAGCTGCCCCTTGAGCTCGGGCAGGGCCTCCGCTCCGCCTGCCCGCATTCCCGCGAGGTCCGCCCGCGCCTCCGACTTGCCGCTGGAGGTGGCCTGCTCATGGACCTTCTTGGCGACCGAGCCGGTGGAGAGCACCTGCATGTCCCGGCTGCCATCGCGGTAAACCGTGACGCCCTTGCAGTTGAGCCGGTAGGCCAGACGGTAGATCTCCTCGACGTACTCCTCGGTGGCCTCGTTGGCGAAGTTGCAGGTCTTGGAGATGGCGCTGTCGTTGAACTCCTGGAACGCCGCCTGCATCCGGATGTGCCATTCGGGCTTGATGTGATTGGCAGTGACGAACACGCGCTGCCACTTGGCCGGCACCTCGGGGAAGTCGATGTGCCCGGCCTCCGCGATCCGCCGCATGAGATCGTCCGAATACCATCCCTCGGCCCGGGCGATCGCCACGAAGTCCTCGTTCACATCGGGCATGAGCACGCCGGCCTGGTTCCGCATGAAGGCTACGGCGAAGAGCGGCTCGATGCCCGAGCTGCACCCGGCGATGATGGAGATGGTGCCGGTCGGCGCGACGGTGGTGACGTTGCAGTTCCTGAGCCGGCGCATGGGCCGCACGC from Gemmatimonadales bacterium carries:
- a CDS encoding peroxiredoxin; amino-acid sequence: MHARALALISALLLAGAPALRAQEPGYGKPTATMVSGPEVGRRAPDFTLPWAGKDGVGPADDPYQLWRDRGKTVVVAFFPRDFTSGCTAEMRTFGEQYDSLFGPDVVVVGISTDSLETHSRFASSLDLPFRLLSDRDQKVARRYGSYDASGFSRRTVYVVGPDGAVKYRNLRFNALDPKHYAELGAAVRKARGA
- a CDS encoding TlpA disulfide reductase family protein, producing the protein MRRWREVLVVGAALAGLAGPVAGQDAGIAVGAKAPAVSVDDLDGKPVDLAQFIGRKPVLLEFWATWCELCKELLPRVEAAHQEFGDRVEFIGVNVTVNQTPTRVRRYLATDHPPFRTLYDDQGTSIRAYQVPSTSYVVVVDAAGKVAYTGLGGTQDIAAVLRRVTEHR
- a CDS encoding cytochrome c biogenesis protein CcdA, which produces MTRTRSLPGPGDVSHTQLVAGLDSTLREQPLVAIPLLFGAGLATSLTPCVYPMIPITAGVLSGLGTRRPARARAVALTLSYVTGLALVYSLLGLLAGLTGTLFGTVSSSPWAYFLTANLLLVFGLAMLDVFTVSAPARWAAWAGRLVGDSPAAAFAMGAASGLVAAPCGAPAFAAVLTFVARSGSAALGFLYLLVFSLGMTALLVAVGLFGGLVTALPRAGRWMVWIKRAGGVLLIGMAEYYLVRMGGVL
- the ispG gene encoding flavodoxin-dependent (E)-4-hydroxy-3-methylbut-2-enyl-diphosphate synthase: MPPFPRRRTVTASIGGVPVGSAHPIVVQSMTNTDTADVASTVQQVAELGRAGSELVRVTVNNEAAAAAVPEIVEQLEGMGVTVPIVGDFHYNGHLLLTRYPACAEALAKYRINPGNVGGKRHDEHFRAIVEVAIANDKPVRIGVNWGSLDQQLLTEMMDANARLATPRDTRAVTMDAMVESALQSAELAEDTGLPHDRIVLSAKVSGVQDLVDVYRMLAGRCDYPLHLGLTEAGLGSKGIIASTAGLSILLEEGIGDTIRVSLTPAPGGDRTEEVQVAQQVLQSLGLRSFSPQVTSCPGCGRTTSTFFQQMAQEIQDYLRAKMPVWREERPGVAEMKVAVMGCVVNGPGESKHADIGISLPGTFEEPKAPVYIDGRLMLTLKGEAIVPEFLQILEDYVASRYDAHSVAPRAG
- a CDS encoding beta-ketoacyl-ACP synthase III; the protein is MPPNPESVTPRAAITGVGGYVPARVVTNLELAARLDTSDEWIVTRTGIRERRRGAPGETTSTMGAEAVRRLMAQRGLGPDDVGALIVATVSPDMLFPATACLIQDQVGLRNTWGFDLSAACSGFLYALTTGAQMVVAGAHRRVIVVGADLMSAIIDPLDRTTAVLFGDGAGAVLLERAEPGFGILDFYHRVDGSGRDDLLMPAGGSLHPASTATVTARQHFLRQNGRVVFKFAISQMTECIEILLGRHQLTPADIALVIPHQANQRILDATAERLGLPAERMASVIARYGNTTGATLPLALEDALCHGRIKRGDLVVFVAVGAGFTVGATLVRWQ
- a CDS encoding aldo/keto reductase, which translates into the protein MNLRPLGPDGPPVTAIGYGGMHLSIQDRPPEAQALAVLRVVLDAGVTLLDTADAYCLDQHDVGHNERLIARALRTWGGDRGTVQVATKGGIVRRNGAWESDARPAHLRAACDRSLRALEVEQIDLYQLHAPDPRVPFAESIGALEELRREGKVRRVGLSNVSVEQIRTAESILPVTSVQNRLNPFFREALTTGVLRHCTGRGIGFLAYSPTGGGRLNRKLPAHPVLQAMAARVGASPHALVLAWVLAQSPAVIAIPSARTVAHALDAIGAADLTLTPADLAAIDAAEFSTAP
- a CDS encoding response regulator, whose amino-acid sequence is MPSPGAPQHVLVVDDEPAVRRFAARALEGEGYHVTTAKDGVEALELVGDPQRRLGLVVTDVIMPRLDGVELLRTLSESHPALPIILMSGYATDHLAGAGVVAPCAVLGKPFSVEALLGQVRRCLGGAPRRPAPRGTTSGPRRVRRP